In one Rutidosis leptorrhynchoides isolate AG116_Rl617_1_P2 chromosome 8, CSIRO_AGI_Rlap_v1, whole genome shotgun sequence genomic region, the following are encoded:
- the LOC139862655 gene encoding protein CANDIDATE G-PROTEIN COUPLED RECEPTOR 7-like — MTISIKFSLILLLIFYFFTPHVTAEIKSLKIKEDNRPMILFEQFGFTHKGFASVAISSVSVTASISKPDASRLGFFLLSQGSINQVLMELEQNPETCIVNSKFISLLFTFKDLSPPPNSSHNKSYPIGYPGEYSLFFANCNPGSLVSMDVHTELYNSEDGKHRDYLSAGQSQLPSFYFIFSIFYLIFLGFWIVECGKNKFSVHRIHLLMAVLLLVKALNLICAAEDKHYTKVTGTSHGWDVLFYTFQFLRAVLLFTVIILIGTGWSFLKPFLQEKEKKVLMIVIPLQVLANIASIVIGENGPFIKSWITWNQVFLLVDVICCCAILFPILWSIRSLRETSKTDGKAARNLAKLTLFRQFYVVVIGYLYFTRIIVFCLKTIASYKFQWVSNGAEEVASLVFYMVMFYMFRPVDNNEYFLVDDYQEMQAERYLQEEELEL, encoded by the exons ATGACGATATCAATTAAATTCTCTCTAATTCTCCTCTTGATCTTCTATTTCTTCACACCACATGTCACGGCAGAGATCAAATCATTAAAAATCAAAGAAGACAACCGTCCAATGATCCTTTTCGAACAATTCGGATTCACGCACAAAGGATTCGCTTCCGTTGCAATCTCATCCGTATCGGTGACCGCAAGCATTTCGAAACCCGATGCTTCACGTCTCGGTTTCTTCCTTTTATCTCAAGGTTCAATTAATCAAGTTCTAATGGAACTGGAACAAAATCCTGAAACATGTATTGTCAATTCAAAATTCATTTCTCTATTATTCACATTTAAAGATCTATCTCCACCGCCTAATTCTTCGCATAATAAATCGTATCCGATTGGATATCCTGGTGAATATTCCCTATTTTTTGCTAATTGTAACCCTGGATCGCTTGTTTCTATGGATGTTCATACGGAGCTGTATAATAGTGAAGATGGAAAACATAGGGATTACTTATCAGCAGGACAATCGCAGCTTCCGTCATTTTATTTCATTTTCTCCATCTTTTATTTAATTTTCTTAGGGTTTTGGATCGTTGAATGCGGTAAAAATAAATTCTCCGTTCACCGGATTCATTTACTTATGGCTGTGTTACTTTTGGTTAAAGCATTAAACTTGATTTGTGCAGCAGAAGATAAACATTACACTAAGGTTACAG GTACATCTCATGGATGGGATGTGTTGTTCTACACTTTTCAGTTTTTAAGGGCGGTACTATTGTTCACCGTGATCATTTTGATCGGGACCGGATGGTCGTTTTTGAAACCATTCTTACAAGAAAAGGAGAAGAAAGTGTTAATGATTGTGATCCCTCTTCAAGTTTTAGCAAACATAGCTTCAATAGTGATAGGAGAAAATGGGCCGTTTATAAAGAGTTGGATAACATGGAACCAAGTGTTCTTATTAGTCGATGTTATATGTTGTTGCGCGATTCTTTTCCCTATTTTGTGGTCAATTCGATCACTGCGCGAGACATCGAAAACAGATGGCAAGGCTGCTAGGAATTTGGCTAAGTTGACACTATTTAGGCAATTCTATGTTGTGGTAATTGGATACTTGTATTTCACAAGAATCATTGTTTTCTGTTTGAAAACAATCGCGTCGTATAAATTTCAGTGGGTGTCTAATGGTGCAGAAGAAGTAGCGAGTCTCGTGTTTTATATGGTGATGTTTTATATGTTCAGGCCGGTTGATAATAACGAGTATTTTCTTGTTGATGATTATCAAGAAATGCAAGCTGAAAGGTACTTACAGGAAGAGGAATTGGAGCTTTGA